The Rhodocytophaga rosea genome has a segment encoding these proteins:
- a CDS encoding cupin domain-containing protein, whose translation MIEEKSKPILNAYYMNVSLTILMVFLLLLAAPVKGQHHSTKESTKEEPLSFSPVLSQMLSDPQLKEFKVESSILTLAPGATDTIAHRHDCEIFGYILEGEVLIGLDKKEPVAFGEGKMFYEKRNVLHSLTKNTNASKAAKVLLVFIIKNGRNSYIKESSK comes from the coding sequence ATGATTGAAGAAAAAAGCAAACCAATCCTAAACGCATATTATATGAACGTATCCCTGACTATATTGATGGTATTTCTCCTTCTACTTGCTGCACCAGTTAAAGGCCAACATCATTCCACGAAAGAAAGCACTAAGGAGGAGCCTTTGAGTTTCTCCCCAGTACTCTCACAAATGCTCAGTGACCCCCAGCTGAAAGAGTTCAAAGTTGAATCCTCCATCCTGACACTAGCGCCAGGGGCAACAGATACCATTGCGCATCGCCATGATTGTGAAATATTCGGCTATATATTAGAAGGGGAGGTATTGATTGGGCTAGACAAAAAAGAGCCCGTCGCCTTTGGAGAAGGAAAAATGTTCTATGAGAAACGCAACGTGTTACACTCGCTGACTAAAAATACCAATGCATCTAAGGCTGCTAAGGTGCTACTTGTATTTATTATTAAAAATGGGAGAAATAGTTACATTAAGGAATCTTCAAAGTAG
- a CDS encoding IS3 family transposase, producing MGYAVAESFFKTLKTECVYSSSFANQQEARVVIFEYLEVFYNRKRLHSALGYRSTAQMEKLLNQHQNTA from the coding sequence TTGGGATACGCAGTAGCAGAAAGTTTCTTTAAAACTTTAAAGACAGAGTGTGTTTACAGTTCAAGTTTTGCTAATCAGCAAGAAGCCAGAGTGGTTATCTTTGAATATCTGGAAGTGTTTTACAATCGAAAAAGGCTACATTCTGCTTTAGGATACAGGAGCACTGCTCAAATGGAAAAATTATTAAATCAACATCAAAACACAGCTTAA